One window of the Anguilla rostrata isolate EN2019 chromosome 13, ASM1855537v3, whole genome shotgun sequence genome contains the following:
- the LOC135238142 gene encoding neurexophilin-2, with the protein MKVFCWSFLILNQWILRKVQGLEKQVAKSLDYLDLGPAGSVVKPLPYDMRGVGGGAADGVKPPYPNSRIFSSMDHTPLKSKPPSYSFLNPYDWARNQSLLLDQTGYRSKRKPSLKTALKTKKIFGWGDFYVNIKTVKFSLLVTGKIVDHINGTFTVYFRHNSSSLGNVSVSIVPPSKVVEFEVFQQHQLPPEIQQLHQQRQSTTDPKEVKAFNCRVEYEKTNREKKPKPCLYNPSQTCFSEHTQTHAAWLCAKPFKVICIFISFYSFDYKLVQKVCPDYNFQNDHPYFG; encoded by the coding sequence GTACAAGGACTTGAGAAGCAGGTGGCCAAATCTCTGGACTACCTAGACCTGGGTCCCGCGGGGTCCGTGGTGAAGCCCCTTCCGTACGACATGCGGGGAGtcgggggaggggcggcggaCGGGGTCAAGCCCCCTTACCCAAACTCCCGGATATTCTCCAGCATGGACCACACCCCTCTGAAGTCCAAGCCCCCCAGCTACAGCTTCCTGAACCCCTACGACTGGGCCCGGAACCAGTCCCTCCTGCTGGACCAGACCGGGTACCGCTCCAAGCGCAAGCCCTCGCTGAAGACAGCCCTGAAGACCAAGAAGATCTTCGGCTGGGGGGACTTCTACGTCAACATCAAGACGGTCAAGTTCAGCCTGCTGGTGACCGGCAAGATCGTGGACCACATCAACGGCACCTTCACCGTCTACTTCCGCCACAACTCGTCCAGCCTGGGCAATGTGTCCGTCAGCATCGTGCCGCCCTCCAAGGTGGTGGAGTTCGAGGTGTTCCAGCAGCACCAGCTGCCCCCGGAGATCCAGCAGCTCCATCAGCAGCGCCAGTCCACCACCGACCCCAAGGAGGTCAAAGCCTTCAACTGCCGGGTGGAGTACGAGAAGACCAACCGGGAGAAGAAGCCCAAGCCCTGCCTGTACAACCCCTCACAGACGTGCTTCTCGGAGCACACGCAGACCCACGCCGCCTGGCTCTGCGCCAAGCCCTTCAAGGTCATCTGCATCTTCATCTCCTTCTATAGCTTCGACTACAAGCTGGTGCAGAAGGTGTGCCCGGACTACAACTTCCAGAATGACCACCCTTACTTTGGATGA